A window of Rhododendron vialii isolate Sample 1 chromosome 11a, ASM3025357v1 contains these coding sequences:
- the LOC131307474 gene encoding F-box protein At3g07870-like, whose protein sequence is MLSQNLPDELVVDILSSLPPKTLVEFTTVRKSWYSLIKNPSFIKTHLDKSLASDSNGYYLCMSVNYSQNKLCTLLSSKTLVEVAKVELPFQCDMSYCTVVGSVNGLVCLVDAFDGRKLYLCNVAIKKYKHIGHSSSILRCIPANPYVLLGFGYHRESNDYKVIRIMYIETGDRGVIHREVEVYRLGEGCWRKVGGAFPWTLLNQLPAAFVNGNLHWVVSSPGREEVDEVVLSFSLGEEVFREIAMPFSHIAEFLVCGSLCVLRECLSLFEYSPFREGEANEKCCLWVMKEYGVSDSWSKQYTIVLEGRVQRLLGITRFDEIVYENQENKVVWYNLESHQTKYSSTSFGGPYRFDVVPFIESLLFLEGGEGVLGLESSFEVTSCEGTTSTSIKEEEES, encoded by the coding sequence ATGTTGTCCCAAAACCTCCCAGACGAACTCGTGGTCGATATCCTCTCAAGCTTACCACCCAAAACCCTAGTCGAATTCACCACCGTGCGCAAATCATGGTATTCTCTGATCAAGAACCCTAGTTTTATCAAGACCCATCTTGATAAATCCCTTGCAAGTGACAGCAATGGCTACTACTTGTGTATGTCTGTGAATTACAGCCAAAACAAGCTGTGCACCTTGCTCTCTAGCAAGACCCTAGTCGAGGTTGCGAAGGTGGAACTTCCATTCCAATGTGATATGTCTTATTGCACTGTGGTTGGGTCGGTGAACGGGTTGGTTTGTTTGGTTGATGCGTTTGATGGGCGGAAACTGTACTTGTGTAATGTTGCTATTAAGAAATACAAGCACATTGGGCATTCGAGCTCTATTCTTCGCTGTATTCCCGCGAATCCTTACGTGCTTCTAGGGTTTGGGTATCATCGTGAAAGTAATGATTACAAGGTTATAAGAATTATGTATATTGAGACCGGTGATCGTGGCGTGATTCACCGTGAGGTTGAGGTTTATAGGCTGGGGGAGGGGTGTTGGAGGAAAGTTGGAGGTGCATTTCCGTGGACTTTGCTTAATCAATTGCCAGCGGCATTCGTTAATGGAAATCTCCACTGGGTTGTTTCTAGTCCAGGAAGAGAAGAAGTAGATGAAGTGGTCTTGTCTTTTAGTTTGGGTGAAGAGGTCTTCCGTGAGATAGCAATGCCGTTTTCTCACATCGCTGAATTCCTCGTATGTGGATCCCTCTGCGTTTTGAGGGAATGTCTTTCTCTGTTTGAGTATAGCCCGTTCAGAGAGGGTGAAGCTAATGAAAAATGTTGCTTGTGGGTAATGAAAGAGTATGGCGTCTCCGACTCTTGGAGTAAGCAGTATACTATTGTTCTGGAAGGAAGAGTACAAAGGCTGTTGGGCATTACTAGGTTTGATgagattgtatatgaaaatCAGGAGAACAAGGTAGTTTGGTATAACTTGGAAAGCCATCAAACTAAATATTCTTCCACAAGCTTTGGGGGCCCATATAGGTTCGATGTTGTTCCTTTCATAGAAAGCTTACTTTTTCTTGAGGGAGGAGAAGGGGTATTGGGCCTAGAAAGCTCATTTGAAGTGACCAGTTGTGAGGGGACAACAAGTACTTCAatcaaagaagaagaggagtctTGA
- the LOC131307471 gene encoding uncharacterized protein LOC131307471 — translation MESFGFSDTSKTARKKRSSSSRRPRSDSQPFVDCRENSDNVSSDENNGHGHWKKELNLNQCSLRASSTNLVEAGTQISRRISARYTSFPLGQSDVASDAPGSEKKVKKVKLKVGGVTRTIQADSTPAGASMGGSSMKSSNSSVAPHPRPKLILQDISDDDRSSPDKGSGLRGVQWKGYSSSGLSVMNPNSLRGKNFDESVSTKQDKFEPVRKSKRVPKKRPLDGAFDDEDEDDEELRYLEKLKFSKLATENSAEYESDDEVGSRKRHKISKVLNRNGAVRSSVDAVKKSRSVRAFTDTEYVEEEQLVSDGEPETKKKKKQGKELVDDLGDGKREMAITTRQRALQSVKHVSSNSGASVVEFPNGLPPAPRKQKEKLSEVEQQLKKAEVAQRRRMQTEKAARESEAEAIRKILGQDSSRKKREDKLKQRQEELAQERATNAMTLASNTVRWLLGPTGSVVTFPNEMGLPSIFEPKACSYPPPREKCAGPSCTNAYKYRDSKSKVPLCSLQCYKAIHEKMQPVTSC, via the exons ATGGAAAGCTTTGGTTTCAGTGACACGAGCAAAACGGCaaggaagaagaggagcagTTCCTCCCGGCGTCCTCGTAGTGATTCTCAGCCTTTTGTAGATTGCCGTGAGAACTCAGACAATGTCAGCAGTGACGAAAATAATGGACACGGTCATTGGAAAAAAGAACTTAATTTGAACCAATGCAGCTTGAGGGCTTCAtccactaatcttgttgaagcaGGTACCCAAATAAGTAGGAGGATAAGTGCTAGGTATACTTCTTTTCCTCTTGGACAATCAGATGTAGCTTCAGATGCCCCAGGAAGtgagaaaaaagtgaaaaaagtaaAGCTTAAGGTTGGTGGTGTCACACGAACTATACAAGCTGATTCCACACCTGCTGGTGCTTCTATGGGTGGATCTTCTATGAAATCTTCTAATTCTTCTGTTGCCCCTCATCCTCGGCCAAAGCTGATTCTTCAG GACATTTCAGACGACGATCGTTCTTCTCCAGACAAGGGAAGTGGCTTGCGAGGAGTCCAATGGAAGGGCTATTCTAGTAGTGGTTTAAGTGTCATGAATCCGAATTCTTTGAGGGGGAAGAACTTTGACGAAAGTGTCTCTACTAAGCAAGACAAGTTTGAGCCAGTCCGTAAGAGCAAGCGTGTCCCTAAGAAACGTCCTCTAGATGGAGCAtttgatgatgaagatgagGATGATGAAGAGCTGCGATACCTTgaaaagctcaaattttctaaGCTTGCTACTGAAAATAGTGCAGAATACGAGAGTGACGATGAAGTAGGAAGCAGAAAGCGACACAAGATCTCAAAGGTGTTGAATAGAAATGGTGCCGTCAGGTCCTCCGTTGATGCAGTTAAAAAATCCAGATCAGTGAGAGCATTCACAGATACTGAGTATGTGGAAGAGGAACAGTTGGTTTCCGATGGTGAGCCTgagacaaagaagaagaagaagcagggAAAGGAGTTGGTTGATGATTTGGGAGATGGTAAGAGGGAAATGGCTATAACTACTCGTCAAAGGGCCCTTCAATCTGTCAAACACGTTTCTTCCAATTCTGGTGCAAGTGTAGTTGAGTTCCCAAATGGGTTGCCCCCTGCTCCTAGAA AGCAAAAGGAGAAACTCTCTGAAGTGGAGCAACAGCTTAAGAAAGCTGAGGTGGCACAAAGACGGAGGATGCAAACTGAGAAGGCAGCTCGGGAATCTgag GCTGAAGCAATTAGAAAAATACTGGGCCAGGATTCCAGTAGGAAGAAGCGGGAGGATAAATTGAAGCAGCGGCAAGAGGAATTAGCACAG GAGAGGGCTACCAACGCAATGACACTCGCATCAAACACTGTTAGATGGCTTCTGGGTCCCACTGGTAGTGTCGTGACATTTCCCAACGAGATGGGTCTGCCAAGTATATTTGAACCCAAGGCTTGTAG CTACCCTCCTCCCCGTGAGAAATGTGCTGGTCCATCTTGTACAAATGCATACAAGTACCGGGATTCCAAGTCAAAAGTCCCCCTCTGCAGCCTTCAATGCTACAAGGCAATTCATGAGAAGATGCAGCCTGTGACTTCATGTTAA
- the LOC131307473 gene encoding pentatricopeptide repeat-containing protein At4g01990, mitochondrial-like — MANHAKRLVTSTLTAGSRWFSTAAATATAVNKGNEESLFRKLSALTAADGGVADTLDQWVRQGNPVKRFYILGCVNQLRKYKKYEKALQIYEWMEKQKNKMNNADHAVRMDLLAKIKGVTSAEEYFNNLEESSKTVKTYGALHSCYCKEKMIDEATNLFEKMKELSFASALSYNNLMSLYLSIGEPEKVPLLAKEMEEMKITADKHIYNKLMRGFASLKDYDAAEGVLEKMREDKVMPDWITYENLAAIYADAGFADKANATLQKWENMGNVGDYRAFHSLINMYARMSDLSGVNRAWESLKLAAPEKLSNASYLVMLSALLKLDDAEGLEKCFSEWESGCSTYDVRICIVIFKSYVKRNMIEEATTLYENMGSRGVEPNLDTFDIFTNYYISNGQRDLAFKFFEMGVAKACSEKIKWFPTDQTVSKFLELFDKEKDEEAAEKFRERVKEIERLRL, encoded by the exons ATGGCTAACCACGCAAAACGACTGGTAACCTCCACCTTAACGGCGGGATCAAGGTGGTTTTCTACGGCGGCGGCAACGGCAACGGCTGTGAACAAAGGAAACGAGGAATCCCTATTCCGAAAGCTCTCTGCTCTCACCGCCGCAGACGGCGGCGTAGCCGACACTCTCGACCAATGGGTAAGGCAAGGGAATCCCGTCAAGAGGTTCTACATCCTCGGCTGCGTCAATCAGCTTCGCAAGTACAAGAAGTACGAAAAGGCCTTACAG ATATATGAATGGATGGAAAAGCAGAAGAACAAAATGAACAACGCTGACCATGCTGTGCGCATGGACCTTCTTGCCAAGATCAAGGGGGTGACCTCAGCTGAAGAGTACTTCAACAACCTGGAAGAATCCTCAAAGACTGTGAAAACATATGGAGCACTTCATAGTTGTTACTGCAAGGAGAAGATGATAGATGAAGCGACCAACctttttgagaaaatgaaaGAGCTGAGTTTTGCATCTGCTTTAAGCTACAACAACTTGATGTCTCTCTACTTGAGCATTGGTGAACCTGAAAAGGTCCCTTTGCTCGCAAAAGAAATGGAGGAGATGAAAATCACTGCAGATAAACACATTTATAataaactaatgaggggatttGCTTCTCTGAAGGATTATGATGCAGCAGAGGGAGTTCTTGAGAAGATGAGAGAAGACAAGGTAATGCCTGATTGGATTACTTACGAAAATCTAGCTGCTATTTATGCTGATGCAGGGTTTGCTGATAAAGCCAATGCGACCTTACAAAAATGGGAGAATATGGGAAATGTCGGTGATTACAGGGCTTTCCACAGTCTCATAAATATGTATGCAAGAATGTCTGATTTGTCGGGGGTTAATCGTGCCTGGGAATCTTTGAAGTTGGCCGCTCCGGAAAAACTCAGTAATGCTAGCTATCTCGTCATGCTCTCAGCTCTCCTCAAGCTGGACGATGCCGAAGGCCTTGAGAAATGTTTCTCAGAGTGGGAATCAGGTTGCTCAACCTATGATGTCCGGATATGCATTGTTATTTTCAAGTCTTACGTTAAGAGAAACATGATTGAGGAAGCCACCACACTTTATGAAAACATGGGTAGTAGAGGGGTTGAACCCAATTTGGATACATTTGATATCTTCACTAACTACTACATATCCAACGGCCAGAGGGATCTggctttcaaattttttgaaatgggtGTAGCTAAAGCTTGTTCGGAGAAAATTAAATGGTTTCCAACTGATCAAACTGTTAGTAAATTTCTGGAACTCTTCGACAAGGAAAAGGATGAAGAGGCTGCTGAAAAGTTCCGTGAGAGAGTGAAGGAGATCGAACGCCTGAGACTGTAA